A window of the Azospirillum formosense genome harbors these coding sequences:
- the treZ gene encoding malto-oligosyltrehalose trehalohydrolase — protein sequence MSTAPKSNAFSGPIEGEALSLLQDKLLPGFLTGRRWYAAKDAGTPTVRIVDALPLPLASGSAQLCLLRVEAPGREPQLYQLPLVLNREGQGDGGETDTADPFSIAGPDALPWPGSLRDGYGDEEVVRALLDGIRKGGENGGLRYGRSRAFDAVKGALDGGAPLRWTGAEQSNTSVRVGDAAILKGLRKLESGTHPELEVGRFLTEVANFRNTPALLGWVERTGDGEAATLCILQELVPDARDAWSHVTAELSKRVERFDDDTADDVALMTFMRRLGRRTAEMHRALATPGGGDAFTPEPVTPAMLTGWADGVRSLARRVLGQLREAAPRLDADLAPYAASLADSEATVMRQIETLTPPRGDFHAMRLHGDYHLGQVLAGRDDLFIVDFEGEPMRPLAERRAKHCILRDVAGMLRSITYAAAGARAALPDDLDEAARGARTAWLNWWEGEAASAFVAGYREAIGDCPGWPADAATATQLLKLFLLEKALYEIGYELANRPDWLAIPLAGAIGILGADAGPEVADRASGPVGLAAPGATRLGEARAHAMPFGAQVQPDGSVRFTLWAPGTEQVSLWLEDTQALLPMVRRADGWFEWTTAQAQAGTRYQFELPDGLRVPDPASRHQPEDVHGPSEVIDPTVYRWTDAAWTGRPWHETVLYELHVGTFTEEGTFRAAIDKLDHLVELGVTAIELLPVADFPGARNWGYDGVLPYAPDAAYGRPEDLKALVDAAHAKGLMVFLDVVYNHFGPDGNYLHAYAKAFFTDRHKTPWGDAINVDGPRNATVRDYFIHNALYWIEEFHMDGLRFDAVHAILDDSDKLFLQELAERVQDAVRCRRHVHLVLENDENEAHLLERHPEGDPRWHTAQWNDDLHHCLHVWASGEDAGYYADYAGDAMKLARAMAEGFAFQGHASSYRGGEARGEPSAHLPPTAFVTFIQNHDQVGNRAFGDRITRFSRPEAVRAASSLYLLGPGIPMLFMGEEWASDRPFPFFCDFADELAEAVRNGRREEFAKFPEFQDPKVRDRIPDPTAPETFRSAKLDWDDRKTGAHGEWLDWYRRILAVRHKEIAPRLENAPGGAAAHEVIDGRGIRVSWRMGDGSRLHLLANLSDAPVQGMGEAVGRVLWSEGDGLDAGTMAPLSVLWTIEETTALDRLGERMGIETHYTGASGETIQASEGTIRALLAAMEVNADDPEEALAALERRELTRPLPPVAVLRIDRPPFSVTVTLPEGSGTLRWTLALEEGGDRTGEADFADLPLVRKAGADGQRFEVRRLDLGGPVAPGYHRLRLEVEGLRAEHPGLEMTVIAAPATCHLPAPLQMGERIWGLSVQLYALRCAGDWGIGDFGDLVNVAEMAAARGAGIVGLNPLHALFLDQPDQASPYSPASRLFLNPLYIDVLAVPELMGCAEARDRIATEDFLRDVKAAEAAPLVDYAAVAALKLPVLERLFAHFQAEGSEERRRALAAFRAELGEGLERFCTFQALRERFAKDGAPDWRRWPEKYRDAASPAVRRFAEERRERIDFFVWLQWLADSQLQAAAERARERGMAVGFFRDLAVGADSGGAETWADPHVVVAPAHVGAPPDLFNPAGQDWGLPPFHPHALREGGYARFIELLRANMRHAGALRIDHAMALQHVYWIPEGHPPSEGAYVAYPMDDLLGILALESQRNRCLVVGEDLGTVPEGFRERMAEAGVLSYRVMFFEWTEDGGFRGPDDYPYAALATVGSHDLATLRGWWEGHDITLKEERGLYPAEGEAERQRDRRMAERARLLEALADAFLPLPASFGPDSPYSEALGHAVHAFLARTGSAIAMVQMDDLTAELEQVNLPGTVDQYPNWRRKLRLALEDMADCPQAGAIAAIMAAARPAAVAAARPSPAPGEGGAGGAG from the coding sequence TTGTCGACAGCGCCCAAATCGAATGCATTTTCCGGCCCCATCGAGGGCGAGGCCCTGTCCCTGCTTCAGGACAAACTGCTTCCCGGCTTCCTGACCGGACGGCGCTGGTACGCCGCCAAGGACGCCGGCACGCCCACCGTGCGCATCGTCGATGCGCTGCCGCTTCCGCTGGCCTCCGGCTCCGCCCAGCTCTGCCTGCTGCGGGTGGAGGCCCCGGGGCGCGAGCCTCAGCTCTACCAGCTTCCCCTGGTGCTCAACCGCGAGGGCCAAGGCGACGGCGGCGAGACCGACACCGCCGATCCCTTCTCCATCGCCGGCCCCGATGCGCTCCCCTGGCCGGGCAGCCTGCGCGACGGCTACGGCGACGAGGAGGTGGTTCGCGCCCTGCTCGACGGCATCCGCAAGGGCGGCGAGAACGGCGGCCTGCGCTATGGCCGCAGCCGCGCCTTCGACGCCGTGAAGGGCGCGCTGGACGGCGGCGCGCCGCTGCGCTGGACGGGAGCCGAGCAGTCCAACACCTCCGTCCGCGTCGGCGACGCGGCGATCCTGAAGGGGCTGCGCAAGCTGGAATCCGGCACCCATCCGGAGCTGGAGGTCGGGCGCTTCCTGACCGAGGTCGCCAACTTCCGCAACACGCCCGCCCTGCTGGGCTGGGTGGAGCGCACCGGCGACGGCGAGGCCGCCACCCTGTGCATCCTGCAGGAGCTGGTTCCCGACGCCCGCGACGCCTGGAGCCACGTCACCGCGGAGTTGTCGAAGCGCGTCGAGCGCTTCGACGACGACACGGCGGACGACGTCGCCCTGATGACCTTCATGCGCCGGCTGGGCCGCCGCACGGCGGAGATGCACCGGGCGCTCGCCACCCCCGGCGGCGGCGACGCCTTCACGCCGGAACCCGTCACCCCCGCCATGCTGACGGGCTGGGCGGACGGGGTGCGCAGCCTCGCCCGCCGCGTGCTGGGCCAGCTGCGCGAGGCCGCCCCGCGGCTGGACGCCGACCTCGCCCCCTACGCCGCCTCGCTGGCCGACAGCGAGGCGACGGTGATGCGCCAGATCGAGACGCTGACGCCGCCGCGCGGCGACTTCCACGCCATGCGCCTGCACGGCGACTATCACCTGGGGCAGGTGCTGGCCGGCAGGGACGACCTGTTCATCGTCGATTTCGAGGGCGAGCCGATGCGCCCGCTGGCCGAGCGGCGGGCCAAGCACTGCATCCTGCGCGACGTGGCGGGGATGCTCCGCTCCATCACCTACGCCGCCGCCGGAGCGCGGGCCGCCCTGCCCGACGACCTGGACGAGGCGGCGCGCGGCGCGCGCACCGCCTGGCTGAACTGGTGGGAGGGGGAAGCGGCATCCGCCTTCGTCGCCGGCTACCGCGAAGCCATCGGCGATTGCCCGGGCTGGCCCGCCGACGCGGCCACCGCCACGCAGCTTTTGAAACTCTTCCTGCTGGAGAAGGCGCTCTACGAGATCGGCTACGAGCTGGCGAACCGGCCCGACTGGCTGGCCATCCCGCTGGCCGGCGCCATCGGCATCCTGGGCGCCGACGCCGGGCCGGAGGTGGCCGACCGCGCGTCCGGCCCGGTCGGGCTGGCCGCCCCCGGCGCCACCCGCCTCGGCGAGGCGCGGGCCCACGCCATGCCCTTCGGCGCGCAGGTTCAGCCCGACGGCTCCGTCCGCTTCACCCTGTGGGCGCCGGGGACCGAGCAGGTCTCGCTGTGGCTGGAGGACACTCAGGCCCTGCTGCCCATGGTGCGGCGGGCCGACGGCTGGTTCGAATGGACCACCGCCCAGGCCCAGGCGGGCACCCGCTACCAGTTCGAGCTTCCCGACGGGCTGCGCGTGCCCGACCCGGCCTCCCGCCACCAGCCGGAGGACGTGCACGGGCCGAGCGAGGTGATCGACCCCACCGTCTACCGCTGGACCGACGCCGCCTGGACCGGACGCCCCTGGCACGAGACGGTGCTGTACGAGCTTCACGTCGGCACCTTCACCGAGGAAGGCACCTTCCGCGCCGCCATCGACAAGCTCGACCATCTCGTGGAGCTGGGCGTCACCGCCATCGAGCTGCTTCCGGTGGCCGATTTCCCCGGCGCCCGCAACTGGGGCTACGACGGGGTGCTGCCCTACGCCCCGGACGCCGCCTACGGCCGCCCGGAGGACCTGAAGGCGCTGGTGGACGCCGCCCATGCCAAGGGGCTGATGGTCTTCCTCGACGTCGTCTACAACCATTTCGGGCCGGACGGGAACTACCTCCACGCCTACGCCAAGGCCTTCTTCACCGACCGGCACAAGACGCCCTGGGGCGACGCCATCAACGTGGACGGGCCGCGCAACGCCACGGTGCGCGACTACTTCATCCACAACGCGCTCTATTGGATCGAGGAGTTCCACATGGACGGGCTGCGCTTCGACGCGGTCCACGCCATCCTCGACGACAGCGACAAGCTGTTCCTCCAGGAACTGGCGGAGCGCGTGCAGGACGCCGTGCGCTGCCGCCGCCACGTCCATCTCGTTCTGGAGAACGACGAGAACGAAGCCCACCTGCTGGAGCGCCACCCGGAGGGCGACCCGCGCTGGCACACCGCGCAGTGGAACGACGACCTGCACCATTGCCTGCATGTCTGGGCCTCCGGCGAAGACGCCGGCTATTACGCCGACTACGCCGGCGACGCGATGAAGCTGGCCCGCGCCATGGCCGAGGGCTTCGCCTTCCAGGGGCACGCCTCCTCCTACCGCGGCGGCGAGGCCCGCGGCGAGCCGTCGGCGCATCTGCCGCCGACCGCCTTCGTCACCTTCATCCAGAACCACGACCAAGTCGGCAACCGCGCCTTCGGGGACCGCATCACCCGCTTCTCGCGGCCCGAGGCGGTGCGGGCGGCGAGTTCGCTCTATCTGCTCGGGCCGGGCATCCCGATGCTGTTCATGGGCGAGGAGTGGGCGTCCGACCGTCCCTTCCCCTTCTTCTGCGACTTCGCCGACGAGCTGGCCGAGGCGGTGCGCAACGGCCGTCGGGAGGAGTTCGCCAAGTTCCCCGAATTCCAGGACCCGAAGGTGCGCGACCGCATCCCCGACCCGACCGCGCCGGAGACCTTCCGGTCGGCCAAGCTCGACTGGGACGACCGCAAGACGGGCGCGCACGGGGAGTGGCTGGACTGGTACCGCCGCATCCTGGCGGTGCGCCACAAGGAGATCGCGCCGCGGCTGGAGAACGCGCCCGGCGGTGCCGCCGCCCACGAGGTGATCGACGGGCGGGGGATCCGCGTTTCCTGGCGGATGGGCGACGGCAGCCGCCTGCATCTGCTCGCCAACCTGTCCGACGCGCCGGTGCAGGGCATGGGCGAGGCCGTGGGCCGCGTCCTGTGGAGCGAGGGTGACGGGCTCGACGCCGGCACCATGGCGCCGCTGTCCGTCCTGTGGACCATCGAGGAGACGACGGCGCTCGACCGGCTCGGCGAGCGGATGGGGATCGAGACCCACTACACCGGCGCCTCGGGCGAGACCATCCAGGCGTCGGAGGGCACCATCCGCGCCCTGCTCGCCGCCATGGAGGTCAACGCCGACGACCCGGAGGAGGCGCTGGCGGCGCTGGAGCGGCGCGAGCTGACCCGCCCCCTGCCGCCGGTGGCGGTGCTGCGCATCGACCGTCCGCCCTTCTCGGTCACCGTCACCCTGCCGGAAGGCAGCGGGACGCTGCGCTGGACCCTGGCCCTGGAGGAGGGCGGCGACCGAACCGGCGAGGCCGATTTCGCCGACCTGCCGCTGGTCCGCAAGGCCGGCGCCGACGGGCAGCGCTTCGAGGTGCGGCGTCTCGACCTCGGCGGACCGGTGGCGCCCGGCTACCACCGGCTGCGGCTGGAGGTCGAGGGACTGCGGGCGGAGCATCCCGGCCTGGAGATGACGGTGATCGCCGCCCCCGCGACCTGCCATCTCCCCGCCCCGCTCCAGATGGGCGAGCGGATCTGGGGCCTGTCGGTCCAGCTCTACGCCCTGCGCTGCGCCGGGGATTGGGGAATCGGCGACTTCGGCGACCTCGTCAACGTCGCGGAAATGGCGGCGGCGCGCGGGGCGGGCATCGTCGGGCTGAACCCGCTGCACGCCCTGTTCCTCGACCAGCCCGACCAGGCCAGCCCCTATTCGCCGGCCAGCCGCCTGTTCCTCAACCCGCTCTACATCGACGTGCTGGCGGTGCCGGAGCTGATGGGCTGCGCCGAGGCCCGCGACCGGATCGCAACGGAGGATTTCCTGCGGGACGTCAAGGCGGCGGAGGCCGCCCCGCTGGTCGATTACGCCGCCGTGGCGGCGCTGAAGCTGCCGGTCCTGGAACGGCTGTTCGCCCATTTCCAGGCGGAGGGCAGCGAGGAGCGGCGGCGGGCGCTCGCCGCCTTCCGGGCCGAGCTGGGCGAGGGGCTGGAACGCTTCTGCACCTTCCAGGCCCTGCGCGAGCGCTTCGCCAAGGACGGCGCGCCCGACTGGCGCCGCTGGCCGGAGAAGTATCGGGACGCCGCCTCCCCCGCCGTCCGGCGCTTCGCCGAGGAGCGGCGGGAGCGCATCGACTTCTTCGTTTGGCTGCAATGGCTGGCCGACAGCCAGTTGCAGGCGGCGGCGGAGCGGGCGCGGGAGCGCGGGATGGCCGTCGGCTTCTTCCGCGACCTCGCCGTCGGGGCGGACAGCGGCGGGGCGGAGACCTGGGCCGACCCGCATGTGGTGGTGGCGCCGGCCCATGTCGGCGCCCCGCCCGACCTGTTCAACCCGGCCGGGCAGGACTGGGGCTTGCCGCCCTTCCACCCCCACGCCCTGCGCGAGGGCGGCTACGCCCGCTTCATCGAGCTGCTGCGCGCCAACATGCGCCACGCCGGGGCGCTGCGCATCGACCACGCCATGGCGCTCCAGCACGTCTACTGGATACCGGAGGGGCACCCGCCCTCCGAAGGGGCCTACGTCGCCTACCCGATGGACGACCTCCTCGGAATCCTGGCCCTGGAGAGCCAGCGCAACCGTTGCCTCGTCGTCGGCGAGGATCTGGGCACCGTGCCCGAGGGATTCCGCGAGCGCATGGCGGAGGCGGGTGTCCTGAGCTACCGGGTGATGTTCTTCGAATGGACCGAGGACGGCGGGTTCCGCGGCCCCGACGACTACCCCTACGCGGCGCTCGCCACGGTGGGCAGCCACGACCTCGCCACGCTGCGCGGCTGGTGGGAGGGGCACGACATCACGCTGAAGGAGGAACGCGGCCTGTATCCTGCGGAGGGCGAGGCGGAGCGCCAGCGCGACCGCCGCATGGCCGAGCGCGCCCGCCTGCTGGAGGCGCTCGCCGACGCCTTCCTGCCGCTGCCCGCCAGCTTCGGCCCCGACAGCCCTTACAGCGAAGCGCTCGGCCACGCGGTGCACGCCTTCCTCGCCCGCACCGGCTCGGCCATCGCCATGGTCCAGATGGACGACCTGACCGCCGAGCTGGAGCAGGTCAACCTGCCCGGCACGGTCGACCAATACCCCAACTGGCGCCGCAAGCTGCGCCTCGCGCTGGAGGACATGGCCGACTGCCCGCAGGCCGGCGCCATCGCCGCCATCATGGCCGCCGCCCGGCCGGCCGCGGTGGCGGCCGCTCGCCCCTCTCCCGCCCCGGGAGAGGGTGGCGCCGGAGGCGCCGGGTGA
- a CDS encoding FAD-binding oxidoreductase, which produces MADRYDVVIVGGGVMGCAVAYFLASDPGFGGSVAVVERDPTYQRASSALSASSIRQQFSTPANIALSQFGLSFIRNATQHLSVDDDPVDLGLREPGYLYLATGAGADILRRNNAIQLSCGADVALLPPEALAARFPWLSVEGIALGSLGLSGEGWFDGYSLMQAFRRKAKALGVTMIAGEAAGIETAEGKVTAVRLADGQRLSCGVAVNAAGPQARRVAAMAGVDLPVSARKRCVFVFDCRDELPGCPLVIDPSGVWFRPEGKQFICGAPPPADRDPDTDDLTVEHGLFEEMMWPALAERVPAFEAIKVTNAWAGFYEYNEIDQNAIIGPHPELRNFLFCNGFSGHGLQQAPGAGRGLAELIATGAYRSLNLSAFAYDRLVENRPLLETNVI; this is translated from the coding sequence ATGGCGGATCGGTACGACGTCGTGATCGTCGGCGGTGGTGTGATGGGCTGTGCGGTCGCCTATTTCCTGGCGAGCGACCCCGGCTTCGGCGGCAGCGTGGCGGTGGTGGAGCGGGACCCGACCTACCAGCGCGCCTCGTCCGCCCTGTCGGCCAGCTCGATCCGGCAGCAATTCTCGACTCCGGCGAACATCGCCCTGTCGCAGTTCGGCCTGTCCTTCATCCGCAACGCGACGCAGCATCTGTCCGTGGACGACGACCCGGTGGATCTGGGCCTGCGCGAGCCGGGCTACCTTTATCTGGCGACCGGGGCCGGGGCGGACATCCTGCGCCGGAACAACGCCATCCAGCTCTCCTGCGGCGCCGACGTGGCGCTGCTGCCGCCGGAGGCGCTGGCCGCCCGCTTCCCCTGGCTGTCGGTGGAGGGGATCGCGCTCGGCTCGCTCGGCCTGTCCGGGGAGGGATGGTTCGACGGCTACAGCCTGATGCAGGCCTTCCGCCGCAAGGCCAAGGCGCTGGGCGTCACCATGATCGCCGGGGAGGCCGCGGGCATCGAGACCGCCGAGGGCAAGGTCACCGCGGTGCGCCTGGCCGACGGGCAGCGGCTGTCCTGCGGGGTGGCGGTCAACGCCGCCGGGCCGCAGGCCCGCCGCGTCGCCGCCATGGCCGGGGTCGACCTGCCGGTGTCGGCGCGCAAGCGCTGCGTCTTCGTGTTCGACTGCCGCGACGAGCTTCCCGGCTGCCCGCTGGTCATCGACCCGTCCGGCGTGTGGTTCCGGCCCGAGGGCAAGCAGTTCATCTGCGGCGCCCCGCCGCCCGCCGACCGCGACCCGGACACCGACGACCTGACGGTGGAGCACGGCCTGTTCGAGGAGATGATGTGGCCGGCGCTGGCCGAGCGCGTGCCCGCCTTCGAGGCGATCAAGGTCACCAACGCCTGGGCCGGCTTCTACGAATACAACGAGATCGACCAGAACGCGATCATCGGGCCGCATCCGGAGCTTCGCAACTTCCTGTTCTGCAACGGCTTCAGCGGCCATGGCCTGCAGCAGGCGCCGGGCGCCGGGCGCGGGCTGGCGGAGCTGATCGCAACCGGCGCCTACCGCAGCCTGAACCTGTCGGCCTTCGCCTACGACCGTCTGGTGGAGAACCGTCCGCTGCTGGAGACCAACGTCATCTAA
- a CDS encoding HNH endonuclease signature motif containing protein: MPVSPDEYRLMDVQQGGCCFYCGEPVGAKATFDHLIPLAYGGLDAAPNVVLAHRRCNQRKADRLPTPEEIDRFVTQRRRSQLGVWPPLLALRDAEPGDEWMTVARAIAGL, translated from the coding sequence ATGCCCGTCAGCCCCGACGAATACCGTCTCATGGACGTCCAGCAGGGCGGGTGCTGCTTCTACTGCGGGGAGCCGGTGGGGGCCAAGGCGACCTTCGACCATCTGATTCCGCTGGCCTATGGCGGACTCGACGCGGCGCCGAACGTCGTTCTGGCGCACCGCCGCTGCAACCAGCGCAAGGCCGACCGCCTGCCGACCCCGGAGGAGATCGACCGCTTCGTCACCCAGCGCCGCCGCAGTCAACTGGGCGTCTGGCCGCCGCTGCTGGCCCTGCGCGACGCCGAGCCGGGCGACGAGTGGATGACCGTCGCCCGCGCCATCGCCGGGCTGTGA
- a CDS encoding ATP-binding protein has translation MTTDTAAAPMPMPRREQTGLLKRFLPRTLFGRSLLIIVTPVILAQAVATWIFYDRHWDTMTNRLAFAVAGDIAMVIGMLEHDPTPEGRNWTLAATARSTDLIVTLEPGSTLPDHPQKLRGMLENTLSKALHERVRRPFAINTRITREWYEIRVQMPDGVLSVMSPERRLFSPTSYIFILWMVGSALVLFTVAIIFMRNQIRPIKRLAAAADALGKGRDVRNFKPEGATEVRQAAVAFMRMRERIHRQITQRTEMLAGVSHDLRTPLTRMKLALDMMGDGPEVDELLTDVTEMETMIEGYLAFARGEGTEAVQPTDLTRILNEVVSGVRREGAEVALAAPDGLTLPLRPNATRRCLANLLSNARRHGDRIWVRAERVDGFIDILVDDDGPGIPQASRDDVFKPFFRLDSSRNQATGGAGLGLTIARDVARSHGGDITLSDSPYGGLRVLIRLPV, from the coding sequence ATGACCACCGACACCGCCGCCGCACCGATGCCGATGCCGCGCCGCGAGCAGACGGGGCTGCTGAAGCGCTTCCTGCCGCGCACGCTGTTCGGCCGCTCGCTGCTGATCATCGTGACTCCGGTCATCCTGGCCCAGGCGGTGGCGACCTGGATCTTCTACGACCGGCACTGGGACACCATGACGAACCGGCTGGCCTTCGCGGTGGCCGGCGACATCGCCATGGTCATCGGCATGCTGGAGCACGACCCGACCCCGGAAGGCCGCAACTGGACGCTGGCCGCCACCGCGCGCAGCACCGACCTGATCGTGACGCTGGAACCCGGCAGCACCCTGCCCGACCATCCGCAGAAGCTGCGCGGCATGCTGGAGAACACGCTGAGCAAGGCGCTGCACGAGCGGGTGCGGCGGCCCTTCGCCATCAACACCCGCATCACCCGCGAATGGTACGAGATCCGCGTGCAGATGCCCGACGGCGTGCTGTCGGTGATGTCGCCGGAACGCCGCCTGTTCAGCCCGACCAGCTACATCTTCATCCTGTGGATGGTCGGCTCGGCCCTGGTGCTGTTCACCGTCGCCATCATCTTCATGCGCAACCAGATCCGCCCCATCAAACGGCTGGCCGCCGCCGCCGACGCTCTGGGCAAGGGCCGCGACGTGCGCAACTTCAAGCCGGAGGGGGCGACCGAGGTCCGGCAGGCCGCCGTCGCCTTCATGCGCATGCGCGAGCGCATCCACCGCCAGATCACCCAGCGGACGGAGATGCTGGCCGGCGTCAGCCACGACCTGCGCACGCCGTTGACCCGCATGAAGCTGGCGCTGGACATGATGGGCGACGGGCCGGAGGTCGACGAGCTGCTGACCGACGTCACCGAGATGGAGACGATGATCGAAGGCTATCTGGCCTTCGCCCGCGGCGAGGGGACGGAGGCCGTCCAACCGACCGACCTGACCCGCATCCTCAACGAGGTCGTCTCCGGCGTCCGCCGCGAGGGGGCGGAAGTGGCCCTGGCGGCACCGGACGGGCTGACCCTGCCGCTGCGCCCCAACGCGACGCGGCGCTGCCTCGCCAACCTGCTGTCCAACGCGCGGCGCCACGGCGACCGCATCTGGGTGCGGGCGGAGCGGGTGGACGGCTTCATCGACATCCTGGTGGACGACGACGGGCCGGGCATTCCCCAGGCGTCCCGCGACGACGTGTTCAAGCCCTTCTTCCGCCTGGACAGCTCCCGCAACCAGGCGACCGGCGGGGCGGGACTCGGGCTGACCATCGCCCGCGACGTCGCCCGCAGCCACGGCGGCGACATCACGCTCAGCGACAGCCCCTACGGCGGCCTGCGCGTGCTGATCCGCCTGCCGGTGTGA
- a CDS encoding response regulator: MTEEDQPHILVVDDDTRLRELLRKYLAGNGFLVSTAKDAAEARAKLAGLAFDLLVLDIMMPGETGLELTEALRRERDLPILLLTARGEPDDRIAGLEAGADDYLAKPFNPRELLLRINSILRRQASRPADPAPPQPVKLGPMIYLPDRDELRAGDEVVRLTTAEAGLLRVLAASPGTIFSREELTERSKVAGNARTIDVQVTRLRRKIEPDPREPRYLHTVRGEGYVLRPDP; encoded by the coding sequence ATGACCGAAGAAGACCAGCCCCACATCCTGGTCGTCGATGACGACACCCGCCTGCGCGAGCTGCTGCGCAAGTATCTCGCCGGCAACGGCTTCCTCGTGTCGACCGCGAAGGACGCCGCGGAGGCGCGGGCCAAGCTGGCCGGGCTCGCCTTCGACCTGCTGGTGCTCGACATCATGATGCCGGGCGAGACCGGGCTGGAGCTGACCGAAGCGCTGCGGCGGGAGCGCGACCTGCCCATCCTGCTGCTGACCGCGCGGGGCGAGCCGGACGACCGCATCGCCGGGCTGGAGGCCGGGGCCGACGACTACCTCGCCAAGCCCTTCAACCCGCGCGAGCTGCTGCTGCGCATCAACTCGATCCTGCGCCGCCAGGCCAGCCGCCCGGCCGACCCGGCGCCGCCGCAGCCGGTGAAGCTCGGCCCGATGATCTACCTGCCCGACCGCGACGAGCTGCGGGCGGGCGACGAGGTGGTCCGCCTGACCACCGCGGAGGCCGGGCTGCTGCGCGTGCTCGCCGCCTCGCCCGGCACCATCTTCTCGCGCGAGGAGCTGACGGAGCGCAGCAAGGTCGCCGGCAACGCCCGCACCATCGACGTGCAGGTGACCCGCCTGCGCCGCAAGATCGAGCCCGACCCGCGGGAGCCGCGTTACCTCCACACCGTGCGCGGCGAGGGTTATGTGTTGAGGCCGGACCCGTAA